A stretch of Gossypium hirsutum isolate 1008001.06 chromosome A06, Gossypium_hirsutum_v2.1, whole genome shotgun sequence DNA encodes these proteins:
- the LOC107933645 gene encoding LOB domain-containing protein 22 has protein sequence MSISTSGNTETEDCSACKYQRRRCRADCPFAPYFPHGREQQFKNMHKLFGMNNVIKLIRTLKDPSTKDIAMRTIVVESDMRAKDPVGGCYRVIQELQHQIECKQAELDKIYYNIANCRAQNAHHLQMQKIDDGDHCQMMNKSPLIQFETEKLANLSIKSDDNIGEK, from the coding sequence ATGAGCATTTCAACAAGCGGCAATACCGAGACAGAAGATTGCTCGGCGTGTAAATACCAACGTCGGAGGTGCCGTGCCGATTGCCCTTTTGCCCCGTATTTCCCCCACGGTCGCGAACAACAGTTCAAGAACATGCATAAATTGTTTGGGATGAACAATGTTATAAAGCTCATTAGAACCCTAAAAGATCCTTCGACGAAAGACATTGCGATGCGAACGATCGTCGTTGAATCGGATATGCGAGCTAAAGACCCCGTCGGTGGCTGTTACCGGGTCATTCAAGAGCTTCAACATCAAATAGAGTGTAAGCAAGCCGAGCTCGACAAGATTTATTATAACATCGCTAATTGTAGAGCCCAAAATGCACATCATTTGCAAATGCAAAAGATAGACGATGGTGATCATTGCCAAATGATGAACAAGTCGCCACTGATCCAGTTTGAAACTGAAAAATTAGCTAATTTGTCTATTAAATCAGATGATAATATAGGAGAAAAATAA